The Caulobacter sp. FWC26 genome contains a region encoding:
- a CDS encoding ectonucleotide pyrophosphatase/phosphodiesterase yields the protein MILRHLLSLVLALSLTVVAGGTEAREKAPHLTILVSIDGFRADYLDRGDTPVMKALAEDGARAAMRPSFPSVTFPNHYTLITGKRPDRHGIVANTMIDPSVSAEKFTMRSLEPGWWSQAKPFWVSVEQQGKRAAAMFWPGSEVEIDGVRPSRWVKFDATMSHEARVDQVLSWLDSADGPPIAFSTLYFDIVDTQGHHYGPESPEVRAAAASVDAALGRLVEGLKARGRFESTDIVIVADHGMAPLPAANRVVLDDLVDVSKIQLVTTGAVTSFSPEPGERRAVEKAFLSKPLPHMSCWKKNRVPARFNYGRNPRVPAIVCLSETGWYTTTAAAKRKPSEWDGKDGGAHGFDPYDPTMRAVFVAHGPSFKSGVALPVFDNVDVYALLAKVTGVRPEKTDGSLKVVRQALR from the coding sequence ATGATCCTGCGCCACCTGCTGTCCCTGGTTCTGGCCTTGAGCCTGACTGTCGTCGCTGGCGGAACTGAGGCGCGTGAGAAGGCGCCGCACCTGACGATCCTGGTGTCGATCGACGGCTTCCGCGCCGACTATCTGGATCGCGGCGACACCCCCGTCATGAAGGCTCTGGCCGAGGATGGCGCCCGGGCGGCGATGCGGCCGTCGTTCCCGTCGGTGACCTTTCCCAACCACTACACCCTGATCACAGGCAAGCGGCCTGATCGGCACGGGATCGTGGCCAACACCATGATCGATCCCAGCGTCTCGGCCGAGAAGTTCACCATGCGCAGCCTGGAACCCGGCTGGTGGAGCCAGGCCAAGCCGTTCTGGGTTTCGGTCGAACAGCAGGGCAAACGCGCGGCGGCGATGTTCTGGCCCGGCTCCGAAGTCGAGATCGACGGCGTGCGCCCCTCACGCTGGGTCAAGTTCGATGCGACCATGTCTCATGAGGCCCGCGTCGATCAGGTGCTGTCCTGGCTGGACAGCGCCGATGGCCCGCCGATCGCCTTCTCGACCCTCTATTTCGACATCGTCGACACCCAGGGGCATCACTACGGCCCTGAGTCCCCCGAGGTCCGCGCTGCGGCCGCGTCCGTCGATGCTGCCTTGGGGCGGCTGGTCGAGGGCCTGAAGGCGCGCGGGCGTTTCGAGAGCACCGACATCGTCATCGTCGCCGATCACGGCATGGCTCCGCTGCCGGCCGCCAATCGCGTGGTGCTGGACGATCTTGTCGATGTCTCGAAGATCCAGTTGGTGACGACTGGCGCTGTCACGTCGTTTTCGCCCGAGCCGGGCGAGCGCAGGGCGGTCGAGAAGGCGTTTCTGTCCAAACCCCTGCCGCATATGAGCTGCTGGAAGAAGAACCGCGTACCAGCCCGCTTCAATTATGGCCGAAACCCTCGGGTCCCCGCGATTGTCTGCCTGTCGGAGACGGGCTGGTACACGACCACGGCGGCGGCCAAGCGAAAGCCGAGCGAGTGGGACGGCAAGGACGGCGGGGCCCATGGCTTCGATCCTTACGATCCGACCATGCGCGCGGTCTTCGTGGCTCACGGCCCGTCGTTCAAGTCGGGCGTCGCGCTGCCGGTGTTCGACAATGTCGACGTCTATGCGCTGCTGGCCAAGGTGACGGGCGTTCGTCCCGAAAAGACCGACGGCTCGCTGAAGGTGGTTCGCCAAGCGCTGCGCTAG
- a CDS encoding ABC transporter ATP-binding protein — MSIALEAAGLTKTYGAVRALDDFSIAIPAGGVFGVLGPNGAGKSTLFRIALGLVRPTSGSARLFGAAPGDITALRKVGAMIETPRYPPYLTARDTLKMLALESGKADADIGGWLERVSLTHAADRATSGFSVGMKQRLGLAAAFLTKPELVILDEPTSGMDPAGIQEIRALIIDLAKIEGVTVILASHQLDEVKRVCDRVAILSRGKVVAEGGVAELTAGEARLRLTLASPLAPALAVLGDRGEADGRDAVLADIPRAEAPAVIRGLVEAGVDIIEARWREVDLEGVYLKSLGQTPTAATSEGAA, encoded by the coding sequence ATGTCGATCGCCCTGGAGGCCGCCGGCCTCACCAAGACGTATGGGGCGGTGCGCGCCCTCGACGACTTCTCCATCGCCATTCCCGCCGGCGGCGTGTTCGGGGTCCTGGGCCCCAACGGCGCGGGCAAGAGCACCCTGTTCCGGATCGCGCTGGGCCTCGTGCGCCCCACCAGCGGCTCGGCGCGCCTCTTCGGGGCCGCGCCGGGCGACATTACCGCTCTGCGCAAGGTCGGGGCCATGATCGAGACCCCGCGCTATCCGCCCTATCTGACGGCGCGCGACACCCTGAAGATGCTGGCCCTGGAAAGCGGCAAGGCCGACGCCGACATCGGCGGCTGGCTGGAGCGGGTCAGCCTGACCCACGCCGCCGACCGCGCCACCAGCGGCTTCTCGGTCGGCATGAAACAGCGCCTGGGCCTGGCCGCCGCCTTCCTGACCAAGCCCGAACTCGTCATTCTGGACGAGCCGACCAGCGGCATGGACCCGGCGGGCATCCAGGAAATCCGCGCCCTGATCATCGATCTGGCCAAGATCGAAGGCGTCACCGTCATCCTGGCCAGCCACCAGCTGGACGAGGTCAAGCGCGTCTGCGACCGAGTCGCCATCCTGTCGCGCGGCAAGGTCGTGGCCGAGGGCGGCGTGGCCGAACTGACCGCCGGCGAGGCCCGCCTGCGCCTGACCCTGGCCTCTCCCCTCGCTCCGGCGCTGGCGGTTCTGGGCGATCGCGGCGAAGCCGACGGACGGGACGCCGTTTTGGCCGATATTCCCCGCGCCGAGGCCCCCGCTGTCATCCGCGGGCTGGTCGAGGCGGGCGTCGATATCATTGAGGCCCGCTGGCGCGAGGTCGATCTGGAGGGCGTCTATCTGAAATCCCTGGGCCAGACGCCGACGGCCGCCACCTCGGAAGGAGCCGCCTGA
- a CDS encoding ABC transporter permease: MLADAIAAERFRLLRDRAAVFWGFCFAPLVGFALSIGGDLFLRFVIKKPMPGLTVGLIDQVLKALSDGASTFGALFLMIGAAAVLAGDYRWETWRLLTPRNTRQNLLLAKLIVVGEAVFWSLLLTGVLSALAAVIGAAINSKSLTVSMFDRNLFDIIGVLAITWLEAMTLASLAACVAILSRSTMGVVIACLGFRFVQTILAGSLRLLEQNEAPSWKLLSLPVYDADLLRAALLDATTLGPASGSAGVALAVLLAWVAALTAGAVWLFRRQDLTKE; encoded by the coding sequence ATGCTCGCCGACGCCATCGCCGCCGAACGTTTCCGCCTGCTGCGCGACCGCGCCGCCGTCTTCTGGGGCTTCTGCTTCGCGCCGCTGGTGGGCTTTGCCCTCAGCATCGGCGGGGATCTGTTCCTGCGCTTCGTCATCAAAAAGCCGATGCCGGGCCTGACCGTCGGCCTGATCGACCAGGTGTTGAAGGCGCTGTCGGACGGCGCGTCGACCTTTGGCGCGCTGTTCCTGATGATCGGCGCCGCCGCCGTGCTGGCCGGCGACTATCGCTGGGAGACCTGGCGGCTGCTCACCCCGCGCAACACCCGCCAAAACCTGCTGCTGGCGAAGCTGATCGTCGTCGGCGAGGCGGTGTTCTGGAGCCTGCTGCTGACAGGCGTCCTGTCGGCGCTGGCGGCCGTGATCGGCGCCGCGATCAACAGCAAGAGCCTGACTGTGTCGATGTTCGACCGCAACCTGTTCGACATCATCGGCGTGCTGGCCATCACCTGGCTTGAGGCCATGACCCTGGCGTCCCTGGCCGCGTGCGTCGCGATCCTGTCGCGCTCCACCATGGGCGTGGTGATCGCGTGCCTGGGCTTCCGGTTCGTCCAGACGATCCTGGCAGGCTCTCTGCGGCTGCTGGAGCAAAACGAGGCGCCCAGCTGGAAACTCCTCTCCCTCCCCGTCTACGACGCCGACCTGCTGCGCGCGGCGCTGCTGGATGCAACAACCCTAGGCCCGGCGAGCGGTTCGGCCGGCGTGGCGCTAGCGGTGCTGCTGGCCTGGGTCGCAGCGTTGACGGCTGGCGCGGTGTGGCTGTTCCGGCGGCAGGACCTGACGAAGGAGTGA
- the rplQ gene encoding 50S ribosomal protein L17, with amino-acid sequence MRHGKAHRKLGRTSAHRTAMFANMSASLIKHEQIVTTLPKAKELRPIVEKLVTLAKRGDLHARRQAISSVRDVEQVGKLFAVLGPRYKDRQGGYIRVLKAGFRYGDNAPMAVIEFVDRDVSEKGKDSGPVYANEAED; translated from the coding sequence ATGCGTCACGGTAAGGCTCACCGTAAACTCGGCCGCACCTCGGCTCACCGCACCGCCATGTTCGCCAACATGTCGGCCTCGCTGATCAAGCACGAGCAGATCGTCACCACCCTGCCCAAGGCCAAGGAACTGCGTCCGATCGTCGAAAAGCTGGTCACCCTGGCCAAGCGCGGCGACCTGCACGCCCGTCGTCAGGCCATCAGCTCGGTTCGCGACGTCGAACAAGTCGGCAAGCTCTTCGCGGTCCTCGGCCCGCGCTACAAGGACCGTCAGGGCGGCTACATCCGCGTCCTGAAGGCCGGCTTCCGCTATGGCGACAACGCCCCGATGGCCGTGATCGAATTCGTCGACCGCGACGTCTCGGAAAAGGGCAAGGACTCCGGTCCGGTCTACGCGAACGAAGCCGAAGACTAA
- a CDS encoding DNA-directed RNA polymerase subunit alpha: protein MIERNWNELIRPEKPQIETGADATRKARIVAEPLERGFGVTLGNALRRVLLSSLQGAAVTAIQIDGVVHEFSSLEGVREDVVDIVLNIKQLAVRMHAEGPKRMTLRATGPGPVTAGQIETPADIEILNPDHVLCTLDDGASVRMEFTVNNGKGYVPADRNRPEDAPIGLIAVDALYSPVKRVAYRVEPTRQGQSLDYDKLILEVETNGAVTPVDAVAYAARILQDQLQIFITFEEPKAKSADESKPELPFNPALLKKVDELELSVRSANCLKNDNIVYIGDLIQKTEAEMLRTPNFGRKSLNEIKEVLAGMGLHLGMDVPNWPPENIEDLAKKFEDQI from the coding sequence ACTGGAACGAGCTGATCCGTCCTGAGAAGCCGCAAATCGAAACCGGCGCCGATGCGACCCGCAAGGCCCGTATCGTCGCTGAACCGCTTGAGCGCGGCTTCGGCGTGACGCTCGGCAACGCTCTGCGTCGCGTTCTCCTCTCGTCGCTGCAAGGCGCCGCCGTCACCGCCATCCAGATCGATGGCGTGGTGCACGAATTCTCCTCGCTCGAAGGCGTCCGTGAAGACGTCGTCGACATCGTTCTGAACATCAAGCAACTGGCCGTGCGCATGCACGCCGAAGGCCCCAAGCGCATGACCCTGCGCGCCACGGGCCCCGGCCCGGTGACCGCGGGTCAGATCGAAACCCCGGCCGATATCGAGATCCTGAACCCCGACCACGTGCTCTGCACGCTGGACGACGGCGCTTCGGTGCGCATGGAGTTCACGGTCAACAACGGCAAGGGCTATGTCCCGGCCGACCGCAACCGTCCGGAAGACGCGCCGATCGGCCTGATCGCCGTCGACGCGCTGTACTCGCCGGTCAAGCGCGTCGCCTACCGCGTCGAGCCGACCCGCCAGGGCCAGTCGCTGGACTACGACAAGCTGATCCTGGAAGTGGAAACCAACGGCGCCGTCACTCCGGTGGACGCTGTGGCCTACGCCGCCCGGATCCTGCAGGACCAACTGCAGATCTTCATCACCTTCGAGGAACCGAAGGCCAAGTCGGCCGACGAGTCCAAGCCGGAACTGCCGTTCAACCCGGCCCTGCTGAAGAAGGTCGACGAGCTGGAGCTGTCGGTCCGTTCGGCCAACTGCCTGAAGAACGACAACATCGTCTACATCGGCGACCTGATCCAGAAGACCGAAGCCGAGATGCTCCGCACCCCGAACTTCGGCCGCAAGTCGCTGAACGAAATCAAGGAAGTGCTCGCCGGCATGGGTCTGCACCTCGGCATGGACGTGCCGAACTGGCCGCCGGAGAACATCGAAGACCTGGCTAAGAAGTTCGAAGACCAGATCTAA